In Phyllopteryx taeniolatus isolate TA_2022b chromosome 22, UOR_Ptae_1.2, whole genome shotgun sequence, one DNA window encodes the following:
- the LOC133472048 gene encoding centrosomal protein of 83 kDa-like, whose product MEPSNLPVVLGAGMELQHMLADLQSKCQTYKSNYNLLKIEHSSLQDELSHIQGEVKRLQGQQEKLQSQLAERSRELIEKKREAEELRLQVMTPKRLDLLRAQVQQDLEAPVRERFNKLEEEAEKYRSEFNKLRYAFTVLNSQLEHQKEEHVGVLEGQKMRYEVEIAHLKKEKENVVAQYHTADPLYERKQVELLLKEKAQLTVWLKGLQAEVDELQAKKDDSDQQAENIQLCQNRRLTESQAAVKSLESELRCVSLRLERADGELQLSQEQNSQLAGQLHKTKKEGNSLACQIESLKLSHKTEADNVKLEFTRSKGEVERECDALRVQNESLRAEVAVLKEMLERHNEVLVEKEMAMVRKVKCVCDEEMYKTSVLLEEKLELEQRLTESEQQKVTREIDARAQKDEWQGKLRMALQGEESVRKELQGLNHGKKSPT is encoded by the exons ATGGAGCCTTCCAACCTGCCAGTGGTGCTCGGGGCAGGGATGGAGCTGCAGCACATGCTGGCCGACCTTCAGAGCAAGTGCCAAACCTATAAATCAAATTACAACCTACTCAAGATCGAACATTCCAG tttgcagGATGAGCTATCGCATATTCAGGGGGAAGTGAAGCGTCTCCAAGGCCAGCAGGAGAAGCTGCAGTCACAGCTGGCTGAGCGCTCGAGAGAACTTATTGAGAAGAAAAGGGAGGCAGAGGAGCTTCGCCTGCAG GTGATGACTCCGAAGCGTCTGGATTTGCTCAGGGCTCAAGTGCAGCAGGACTTGGAGGCTCCGGTCAGAGAGCGTTTCAACAAACTGGAAGAG GAGGCCGAGAAGTACAGGTCCGAGTTCAACAAGCTGCGCTACGCCTTCACTGTGCTCAATTCTCAGTTGGAACACCAAAAGGAGGAACACGTCGGCGTGCTGGAGGGGCAGAAGATGCGCTACGAGGTGGAG ATTGCTCATCTGAAGAAAGAGAAGGAGAACGTGGTGGCCCAGTACCATACTGCGGATCCACTGTATGAAAGGAAACAAGTGGAGCTTCTGCTCAAGGAGAAAGCGCAGCTCACCGTGTGGCTGAAGGGCCTGCAGGCCGAGGTGGACGAGTTGCAGGCCAAGAAGGACGATTCCGACCAGCAGGCGGAGAACATTCAGCTGTGCCAGAACAGACGGCTCACGGAATCCCAGGCCGCCGTGAAGTCTCTGGAG TCGGAGCTCCGGTGCGTGTCCCTACGACTGGAGCGCGCGGACGGCGAGCTTCAGCTCAGCCAGGAGCAGAACAGCCAGCTCGCCGGACAGCTGCACAAGACTAAAAAAGAAGGGAACTCCCTCGCCTGTCAG ATCGAAAGCCTGAAGCTGTCTCACAAGACCGAGGCGGACAACGTCAAACTGGAGTTCACCCGCTCGAAAGGCGAGGTGGAGAGGGAGTGCGACGCATTGCGGGTGCAGAACGAAA GTCTGAGAGCAGAGGTGGCGGTACTAAAGGAAATGCTGGAGCGACACAACGAGGTCCTTGTGGAGAAAGAGATGGCGATGGTCAGGAAGGTGAAGTGCGTGTGTGACGAGGAAATGTACAAGACAAGTGTGTTGCTGGAGGAAAA GCTGGAGTTGGAGCAACGTCTGACGGAGTCGGAACAACAGAAGGTCACGCGGGAAATTGACGCGCGAGCCCAGAAAGACGAGTGGCAGGGGAAACTTCGGATGGCCCTCCAAGGAGAGGAGTCTGTCCGTAAAGAGCTGCAAGGCCtgaa ccatggaaaaaaaagtccaacttgA
- the cep83 gene encoding centrosomal protein of 83 kDa isoform X3, translating into MRGAEGAGQGLPMLMFNFSTFTNSRYTGDMTSSALRQLFPPGASPSETELQKMLVDERTKCELHRGNYETLKAEHTGLQDEFIQVQEEARHLQAQVDRLQQQLAERTREILEKNTEMEELRLQVMTPQRLELLRAQVQQEMEGPVRARFARLEEEAEKYRSEYNKLRYGYTVLNAQFEHQKEEHARVAEEQRLRYEAEIAHLDKDKENLSAQYQNADPRRDRKQTELLLREKTQLTSRLKGLQAEVAELQALKEHSEQRADNVQRVQNRQLAEAQAALKSLEAERQSLRLRLERTESELGLSHEQSNGLAGQLHKTEKRVDVLTGQIESLKHSHKMEVASVKLECTRSKGELERERDTLQGQLEGLQTDAEVLKHVAERQKEVVVEKEREVARKVQSARDEEMYKSAVLQEEKLELEHRLAAWEQQRALQDTQAQAQKEEWEEQLGTAQRGETSARNELQSLRLRLKQQSAQLEELERQTAEVSSLKQKTQELRAQLSTSSRSEAELVEANQRLRAKADGAREELRAARSQAERSQRGWRRVRWSGWKRNTSCESERPSWMRNTLS; encoded by the exons ATGCGTGGAGCAGAAGGAGCGGGACAAGGGCTCCCTATGCTGATGTTCAACTTTTCCACCTTTACAA ACTCCCGTTACACAGGCGACATGACCTCCTCGGCCCTCCGGCAGCTTTTTCCGCCGGGAGCGAGCCCGAGCGAGACGGAGCTTCAGAAGATGCTGGTCGACGAGAGGACCAAGTGCGAACTTCATCGAGGAAACTACGAGACTCTTAAGGCCGAACACACCGG ctTGCAGGATGAGTTTATTCAGGTACAAGAGGAGGCGAGGCATCTGCAGGCTCAGGTCGACAGGCTCCAGCAGCAGTTAGCTGAGCGCAcgagagaaattctggaaaaaaacacgGAGATGGAAGAACTCAGACTGCAG GTGATGACTCCTCAGCGTCTAGAGTTGCTCAGAGCTCAGGTGCAGCAGGAGATGGAGGGGCCAGTCAGAGCGCGCTTCGCCAGGCTGGAAGAG GAGGCGGAGAAGTACAGGTCGGAGTACAACAAGTTGCGCTACGGCTACACCGTGCTCAATGCCCAGTTCGAGCACCAAAAGGAGGAACACGCCCGTGTCGCGGAGGAACAGAGGCTACGCTACGAGGCCGAG ATCGCTCATCTGGACAAAGACAAGGAGAACCTGTCGGCCCAGTACCAGAACGCGGACCCGCGGCGCGACAGGAAACAAACGGAGCTTCTTCTGAGGGAGAAAACGCAGCTGACCTCGCGCCTGAAGGGTCTGCAGGCAGAGGTGGCCGAGCTGCAGGCCCTGAAGGAGCACTCGGAGCAGCGGGCCGACAACGTTCAGCGGGTTCAGAACCGGCAGCTGGCGGAAGCTCAGGCTGCTCTGAAATCTCTGGAG GCGGAGCGTCAGTCTTTGCGGCTGCGGCTGGAGCGGACGGAGAGCGAGCTCGGTCTGAGCCACGAGCAGAGCAACGGGCTCGCCGGACAGCTGCACAAAACGGAGAAACGAGTCGACGTCCTCACCGGCCAG attgAAAGCCTGAAGCATTCCCACAAAATGGAGGTGGCGAGCGTTAAACTGGAGTGTACTCGCTCGAAAGGCGAGCTGGAGAGGGAGCGAGACACCCTGCAAGGGCAGTTGGAGg GTCTCCAGACAGACGCGGAGGTGCTCAAGCACGTCGCGGAGAGACAAAAAGAAGTTGTCGTAGAAAAGGAGAGGGAGGTGGCCAGGAAGGTGCAATCCGCTCGCGATGAGGAAATGTACAAATCGGCTGTCTTACAGGAGGAGAA GTTGGAATTGGAGCACCGCCTTGCCGCGTGGGAGCAACAGAGGGCGCTGCAGGACACTCAAGCGCAAGCCCAGAAAGAAGAGTGGGAAGAGCAACTCGGCACGGCCCAAAGGGGAGAGACGTCCGCGCGCAACGAACTGCAGAGCCTCAG ACTTCGATTAAAGCAACAAAGCGCTcagctggaggagctggagagGCAGACAGCGGAGGTGTCGAGCTTGAAGCAG AAAACCCAGGAACTACGCGCACAGCTGAGCACGTCGTCGCGGTCTGAAGCTGAGCTGGTGGAAGCCAACCAGCGTCTGAGGGCCAAGGCGGACGGCGCCAGGGAGGAGCTGAGGGCGGCCCGAAGCCAAGCCGAGAGGAGCCAAC